The proteins below come from a single Dinghuibacter silviterrae genomic window:
- a CDS encoding pyridoxal phosphate-dependent decarboxylase family protein, with product MNDDKTLDPHDWEQARALGHRVVDDAIDYLRSVRERPVWTPIPGDIKETYSEALPWEPTPVDAVYETFLRTVFPYTTGNIHPRFFSWVHGTGTFTGALADFMAAVMNPNCAIGEHSPMYIDQQVLGWCKEMMGFTPDAGGLLVSGGSVANLTALAVAREWAIERYAAAGAAANAPGAATGATRPLIAYGSTETHQCVSKALRLLGLPELCALPADEHFRLPPAILRARIREDRAAGKLPFCIVATAGTVNTGAVDPLEELRDIAWEEGLWLHIDGAFGALARLSPTHADELEAIGRADSLAFDLHKWMYMPYEVGCVLIRDLALQRRTFAASAHYLLTHDRGLASGPDAASNRGIELSRGFKALKVWMSIKEHGIKKYASMIGQNIAQAAYLGRLIAAHPDLELAAPVTMNVVCFRYRDVDVDNKELLMRLHESGVAAPSYTLIHGRYALRVAITNHRTRMEDMEVMVAKVREIGAQLAAARKC from the coding sequence ATGAACGACGATAAGACCCTTGACCCACACGATTGGGAACAAGCCCGCGCCCTCGGCCACCGGGTGGTAGACGATGCCATCGACTATCTCCGGTCGGTCCGGGAGCGCCCGGTCTGGACGCCGATTCCCGGCGATATTAAAGAGACCTATAGCGAAGCCCTGCCCTGGGAACCCACGCCCGTCGACGCCGTGTACGAGACCTTCCTCCGTACCGTCTTCCCCTATACCACCGGGAATATTCACCCCCGCTTTTTTTCGTGGGTCCATGGCACCGGCACCTTTACCGGCGCCCTCGCCGATTTTATGGCCGCCGTCATGAACCCGAACTGTGCCATCGGCGAGCACAGCCCTATGTACATTGACCAACAGGTCTTGGGTTGGTGCAAGGAAATGATGGGCTTCACCCCCGATGCCGGGGGGCTGCTTGTGAGCGGGGGATCGGTGGCGAACCTTACCGCGCTTGCGGTGGCGCGGGAGTGGGCTATCGAGCGCTACGCGGCAGCGGGCGCCGCGGCCAACGCGCCGGGCGCCGCAACTGGCGCCACGCGCCCCCTCATCGCCTACGGCAGCACCGAAACCCACCAATGCGTCAGCAAAGCCCTCCGCCTTCTCGGCCTGCCGGAGCTGTGCGCGCTTCCCGCCGACGAACACTTCCGGCTGCCGCCGGCGATCCTGCGGGCGCGCATTCGCGAAGACCGCGCGGCCGGAAAGCTGCCGTTTTGCATCGTCGCGACGGCGGGCACCGTCAACACGGGTGCCGTCGATCCGTTGGAAGAACTGCGGGACATCGCCTGGGAAGAAGGCCTTTGGCTCCACATCGACGGGGCCTTTGGGGCGCTAGCGCGGCTGTCGCCTACCCATGCGGACGAGCTGGAGGCGATCGGGCGTGCGGACAGCCTGGCCTTCGACCTCCACAAATGGATGTACATGCCGTATGAGGTCGGTTGCGTGCTGATCCGCGACCTGGCCCTGCAACGACGGACCTTTGCCGCGTCTGCCCATTACCTGCTGACCCACGACCGGGGGCTCGCATCCGGGCCCGACGCGGCCTCCAACCGGGGCATCGAATTGTCCAGGGGGTTTAAGGCGCTGAAGGTGTGGATGTCGATCAAAGAACACGGCATCAAAAAGTACGCGTCGATGATCGGGCAGAACATCGCGCAGGCCGCTTACCTTGGCCGGTTGATCGCCGCGCACCCGGACCTGGAGCTGGCGGCGCCGGTGACGATGAACGTGGTTTGTTTCCGCTACAGGGACGTAGACGTCGACAACAAGGAGCTGCTGATGCGGCTCCATGAGAGTGGGGTAGCGGCGCCCTCCTATACGCTGATCCACGGGCGCTACGCGTTGCGCGTAGCGATTACCAACCACCGGACGCGGATGGAGGATATGGAGGTCATGGTGGCGAAGGTAAGGGAGATCGGGGCGCAGCTCGCGGCGGCAAGGAAGTGCTAA
- a CDS encoding SusC/RagA family TonB-linked outer membrane protein, giving the protein MSRILSLITVTLLLALGAKAQERGTVKDQNGEPIAGASIQIKGKNTGTTADATGAFSIHVKKGDKLIVSAVGYTPQQVNPENGLNITLERAAGKLDELLITTALGIKRTRNSLPYATQQVSGDDLNKTLNTDFVNNLSGKVAGLQVTSSNITGGSNNVILRGMKSLTQSNQALFVVDGVPYDNTNQSQNLYDLGNAASDINPEDIESVSVLKGAAASALYGSRASNGVILITTKKNNRKYKGLGITLTSGVTVGSPDKSTLPTYQTQYGEGYGSQGYNAAYPNQSGFFYYEPVFNSNGQPVNIVQTDVDAATGPAYDPNTNVYTWQSFVPGDPNYGKATPWQPAAHHNPVDFFQTPVTTSTSLFADQADEKGGLRVGLTRSEDKGLLPNNDVTKTLITLNTTRNLTDEVSIGGDLNYSDVNGLGRAGYGYTSSENPMMDFREWWPTNVDLKAQKADYFRNRTNASWNWLGGYLTPGQNIPAYHNNIYWNRYENFENDERQRYFGNIHLNYKITDYLSLTTRVSLDDYTQSVEYRTAKGSVHTSSYTRYDAKFGETNYDLLLNFNKDLYKNLNLKALLGGNVRQDNNTSETQATNGGLVVPDVYALANSVNTPLAPTEYVSTKEVDGIFVGATLSYKETVTLDATLRRDRSSTLPEAHNTYYYPSVSGNVVFSKWIHNAPWLTYGKLRANYAEVGGDAPVFSVTNTYQYVNPFHGQPLSSAAVVNNNANLLPEKNRSYEFGLEAEFLHGRIGFDLTYYHALQIDQIMPITTSSASGYNTYYVNGGSVQNQGVELSANATPVRTKDFSWRINLNWSMNRNKVLSLYGGQPSYVIGNYGFNTQLVAEAGKPYGVIRGSDYTYKNGQRITDPTTGEYVLNGNALSDIGNINPDWIGGIGNTFSYKNVSLSFLVDVSKGGQLYSLDMDFGDYSGLYPETAGLNDRGKPVRAPLSQGGGIILPGVTPDGKANTIHVDASDINQGNFPFSSYNAFADRSYVYDASYVKLREVAITWSVPHKGLGFVKGIDLSLTGRNLWIIHKNLPYSDPEQGLAVGSETGSGAQNGSTGFQVGAYPSVRTIGVNAILKF; this is encoded by the coding sequence ATGAGTAGAATTTTATCACTAATCACCGTGACGCTGCTGCTGGCCCTGGGGGCAAAAGCGCAGGAGCGGGGCACGGTCAAAGACCAGAACGGCGAACCCATTGCGGGCGCCTCGATCCAAATCAAGGGCAAAAACACGGGCACTACGGCGGACGCCACGGGTGCCTTTTCCATTCACGTCAAAAAGGGGGACAAACTAATAGTCTCAGCGGTGGGCTACACGCCACAGCAGGTAAACCCGGAAAACGGCCTGAACATTACCCTGGAGCGCGCCGCAGGCAAATTGGACGAACTCCTGATCACCACAGCCCTGGGCATAAAGCGGACGCGGAACTCGCTGCCGTATGCGACCCAGCAGGTGTCGGGGGACGACCTGAACAAAACCCTGAACACGGACTTTGTCAACAACCTGAGCGGGAAAGTGGCGGGGTTGCAGGTGACGTCGAGCAACATCACGGGAGGATCGAACAATGTGATCCTGAGGGGGATGAAGTCGCTGACGCAGTCGAACCAGGCGTTGTTTGTGGTGGACGGGGTGCCGTATGACAATACGAACCAGAGCCAGAACCTGTATGACCTGGGGAACGCGGCTTCGGACATCAACCCGGAGGACATCGAGTCGGTGAGCGTCCTGAAGGGGGCGGCGGCGAGTGCGCTGTATGGGTCGCGGGCGTCGAACGGGGTGATCCTGATCACGACCAAAAAGAACAACCGGAAATACAAGGGGCTTGGGATCACCTTAACAAGCGGTGTGACCGTGGGGTCACCGGACAAAAGCACGCTGCCGACCTACCAGACGCAGTATGGGGAGGGGTATGGCTCGCAGGGGTATAACGCGGCTTACCCGAACCAAAGCGGCTTTTTTTACTACGAGCCGGTGTTCAACAGCAACGGGCAACCGGTCAACATCGTCCAGACGGACGTGGACGCGGCGACGGGGCCGGCGTATGACCCCAATACAAACGTGTATACGTGGCAGTCGTTTGTACCAGGTGACCCGAATTATGGGAAGGCGACGCCCTGGCAACCGGCGGCGCACCATAACCCGGTGGATTTCTTCCAGACGCCGGTGACGACGAGCACGAGTTTGTTTGCGGACCAGGCGGACGAAAAAGGTGGTCTTAGGGTGGGGTTGACCCGGAGCGAGGACAAGGGGTTGTTGCCCAACAATGACGTGACAAAGACGTTGATTACCCTAAACACGACGCGGAACCTTACGGACGAAGTAAGTATAGGCGGCGACCTGAATTACTCGGATGTGAACGGCCTGGGCCGTGCGGGGTACGGGTATACGTCGAGCGAAAACCCGATGATGGACTTTCGCGAATGGTGGCCGACGAACGTGGACCTGAAGGCGCAAAAGGCGGACTACTTCCGGAACCGGACGAACGCGAGCTGGAACTGGCTGGGGGGATACCTGACCCCGGGGCAGAACATACCGGCGTACCACAACAACATTTACTGGAACCGGTACGAGAACTTTGAGAACGACGAGCGGCAGCGCTACTTTGGGAACATACACCTGAATTACAAGATCACGGACTACCTGAGCTTAACAACAAGGGTATCCCTGGATGACTATACGCAATCGGTGGAATACCGGACGGCCAAAGGGAGTGTGCATACGTCGAGCTATACGCGCTATGATGCGAAATTCGGGGAAACGAACTATGACCTGCTGCTGAACTTCAATAAAGACCTATACAAAAATCTAAATCTGAAAGCCCTGCTGGGCGGCAACGTCCGCCAGGACAACAACACTTCCGAGACACAGGCGACGAACGGCGGCCTGGTGGTGCCGGACGTGTATGCACTGGCGAACTCGGTGAACACCCCGCTGGCACCGACCGAATACGTGTCGACCAAAGAGGTGGACGGGATTTTTGTAGGGGCCACGCTGAGCTATAAGGAAACGGTGACGCTGGACGCCACGCTGAGGAGGGACCGGTCGTCAACGCTTCCCGAGGCGCACAATACGTATTATTATCCTTCGGTATCGGGGAACGTGGTGTTTTCCAAATGGATCCACAACGCCCCCTGGCTGACCTACGGGAAACTCCGGGCCAACTACGCGGAGGTCGGCGGCGACGCCCCGGTCTTTAGTGTGACCAATACCTACCAGTATGTCAACCCCTTTCATGGGCAGCCGTTGTCATCGGCAGCGGTGGTGAACAACAACGCCAACCTGCTCCCGGAGAAAAACCGGTCCTACGAGTTTGGCCTGGAAGCGGAATTCCTGCACGGTCGCATTGGTTTTGACCTGACGTATTACCACGCGTTGCAGATCGACCAGATCATGCCCATTACCACGTCGAGTGCGAGCGGGTATAATACCTATTATGTGAACGGGGGGAGCGTCCAAAACCAGGGTGTGGAGCTGAGCGCGAATGCGACACCGGTACGCACAAAAGACTTCAGTTGGAGAATCAACCTGAACTGGAGTATGAACCGGAACAAGGTCCTGAGCTTATATGGCGGTCAGCCGTCTTATGTGATCGGCAACTACGGTTTCAACACTCAGCTTGTGGCCGAAGCGGGCAAGCCCTACGGCGTGATCAGAGGCTCTGATTATACTTACAAAAACGGGCAGCGCATTACCGATCCGACAACGGGCGAGTACGTCCTGAATGGCAATGCTCTTTCGGATATAGGCAACATCAATCCGGATTGGATCGGTGGGATCGGCAACACTTTTTCTTACAAAAATGTATCCCTTAGCTTCCTGGTGGACGTGTCCAAAGGAGGCCAGCTGTATTCCCTGGACATGGACTTTGGGGACTATTCCGGACTGTACCCGGAAACGGCTGGGCTGAACGACCGGGGCAAACCGGTCCGCGCCCCGCTCTCGCAGGGTGGGGGGATCATCCTGCCGGGGGTGACGCCGGACGGGAAGGCGAACACGATCCACGTCGATGCCTCGGACATCAACCAGGGGAATTTTCCTTTCAGCTCCTACAATGCCTTTGCTGACCGTTCCTATGTGTACGACGCGAGCTATGTCAAGTTGCGCGAAGTGGCCATCACCTGGTCCGTGCCTCACAAAGGCCTGGGTTTTGTAAAAGGCATCGACCTGTCCCTGACGGGCCGCAACCTTTGGATCATCCACAAAAACCTGCCTTACTCAGACCCGGAACAGGGGCTGGCCGTGGGGTCGGAAACCGGCAGCGGCGCGCAAAACGGGTCGACGGGTTTCCAGGTCGGCGCGTATCCGAGCGTACGGACGATTGGTGTGAACGCAATCCTAAAATTTTAA
- a CDS encoding SusD/RagB family nutrient-binding outer membrane lipoprotein, which translates to MKRWIIGVALLATACTKNLSSLNNNSKNPQEVPSGSLFLNGEKNLSDALSSTDPGVGPFRILAQTWTENTYTSEARYILTADNSPQGWWNALYANGTGGVLDNLVAAAKAFPNDVTDAGTLRNDEDITDILQVYAWSILVNTYGNVPYTKAFTDSIPFPAYDDAKTIYKDLLTRLDTAINGLNTSNGSLGASDQVYQGDPAHWKKFGATLELKLALVIADADPQDAQTYTQKALSNGVFASNADNALLAYEASPTTNANPVYQALVISGRHDYSPCDLIVDTMVAWSDPRLPLYFTTINGVYAGGVPGAGNGYVKFSQFSSQWLQPTFPGTLLDYAESEFLQAEAVARNLATGSAATHYANAVTAAIESWGGSAGDAAEYLLQPAVAYNAATWKQQIGFQQWIAYANRGWDAWTSIRRLGYPNIDAVNPPVGAQGNLPRRFTYPGNEESSNPIHWAEAVQAVNGSATDNVATKLWWNQ; encoded by the coding sequence ATGAAAAGATGGATTATAGGCGTGGCTCTTTTGGCAACGGCTTGCACGAAGAACCTGAGCTCTCTCAATAATAATTCGAAAAATCCGCAAGAGGTGCCTTCGGGGAGTCTTTTCCTGAACGGGGAAAAAAATTTATCGGACGCGCTGAGCTCCACCGACCCGGGCGTCGGACCCTTCCGTATCCTGGCCCAGACGTGGACGGAGAATACCTATACGTCGGAGGCGCGGTACATCCTGACGGCGGACAATTCCCCGCAAGGGTGGTGGAATGCCCTTTACGCCAACGGCACCGGCGGCGTGTTGGATAACCTGGTCGCGGCGGCCAAGGCCTTTCCAAACGACGTTACCGACGCGGGCACGCTCCGGAACGATGAAGACATCACGGACATCCTCCAGGTGTATGCGTGGTCGATCCTCGTGAATACGTACGGGAATGTGCCCTACACAAAAGCATTTACCGATAGCATTCCTTTTCCGGCGTACGACGACGCGAAAACGATCTATAAGGACCTGCTAACACGACTCGACACGGCGATCAACGGCCTCAACACGAGCAACGGAAGCCTGGGCGCCTCCGACCAGGTCTACCAGGGCGACCCCGCCCACTGGAAGAAGTTCGGCGCCACACTGGAGCTGAAACTGGCCCTGGTGATCGCAGACGCCGACCCGCAAGATGCGCAAACCTACACGCAGAAGGCATTAAGCAACGGCGTCTTCGCCTCCAACGCGGACAACGCCCTCCTGGCCTACGAAGCCAGTCCCACGACCAACGCCAACCCGGTGTACCAGGCCCTGGTCATCAGCGGGCGGCACGACTACAGCCCCTGCGACCTGATCGTCGATACCATGGTGGCCTGGAGCGATCCCCGGTTGCCCCTGTACTTTACGACCATCAACGGGGTGTACGCCGGTGGCGTGCCGGGAGCGGGCAATGGGTACGTCAAATTTTCGCAATTCTCCAGCCAGTGGCTGCAGCCTACTTTCCCGGGGACCTTGCTGGACTATGCGGAGAGCGAGTTTCTCCAGGCGGAGGCGGTGGCCCGCAACCTGGCAACCGGCAGCGCCGCGACCCATTATGCCAACGCCGTTACCGCGGCCATCGAATCCTGGGGTGGGAGCGCGGGCGACGCGGCCGAATACCTGTTACAACCGGCCGTCGCGTACAACGCCGCCACCTGGAAACAACAGATCGGCTTCCAGCAGTGGATCGCCTACGCCAACCGCGGTTGGGACGCCTGGACCAGCATCCGCCGGCTGGGCTACCCCAATATCGACGCGGTCAACCCCCCGGTGGGCGCCCAGGGCAACCTGCCGCGGCGGTTTACCTATCCCGGGAACGAGGAGTCGTCGAACCCCATTCACTGGGCGGAAGCCGTCCAGGCCGTCAATGGAAGTGCCACCGATAATGTGGCGACGAAATTGTGGTGGAATCAATAA